A single region of the Vicia villosa cultivar HV-30 ecotype Madison, WI linkage group LG4, Vvil1.0, whole genome shotgun sequence genome encodes:
- the LOC131596252 gene encoding protein ECERIFERUM 26-like: MATSVNIICKRTVVSTKAIEPGKYLPLSVLDRFMEKNHIRMVYYYQSSEESELGKLTKKLRETLSEMLTHFPIVTGRLLRDDMGHWKIKCNDAGVRTIEAKAKGSVEEWLRSVDREKELKLVYWEDMHQKPYYWSTFYVQLTEFEEGGLAIGLSCIHLLADAICATNFMKAWADISLGNKMVSPPIFHPLPPQNTRNKKPNNSYMGLISHYKSSIEKPISIKESKYTTISMGFSHHMVQACMSMAQINGSSSPSPTSTPFEALAGLFWVALSKIKGIQNGLVDMSICLNSRKMMGLDQGFFGNSMLYNKVHLEENFNLDLYENKFPQATKAIRDTVAKINNEEIMNLIEWLENNDINSSTMMNGHDFVFTSLEDVDPSAIFQDMLKPIHVSYYIEPVFGEGHVLILPIPLEEGPLGRVVMVTLEEEEAIKLCEDEFISQFSPNILMKCVNKY, from the exons TATTACCAAAGTTCAGAAGAATCAGAGCTTGGAAAATTGACCAAGAAATTGAGAGAGACTTTGTCAGAAATGCTTACTCATTTCCCTATAGTAACAGGAAGGTTGTTAAGAGATGATATGGGACATTGGAAGATCAAATGCAACGATGCTGGTGTTAGAACGATTGAGGCAAAAGCTAAAGGTAGTGTGGAAGAGTGGCTAAGAAGTGTGGATAGGGAAAAGGAACTTAAACTTGTTTATTGGGAAGATATGCATCAAAAGCCTTACTATTGGTCAACTTTTTACGTTCAG CTAACTGAATTTGAAGAAGGTGGATTAGCAATTGGCCTAAGCTGCATTCATCTATTGGCAGATGCCATTTGTGCAACAAATTTCATGAAGGCTTGGGCTGACATTTCATTAGGCAACAAAATGGTTTCACCTCCAATATTCCACCCTTTACCTCCTCAAAACACACGAAACAAAAAGCCCAATAACTCATATATGGGCTTAATATCTCACTATAAATCCTCAATTGAGAAGCCCATTTCTATCAAGGAATCAAAGTACACCACCATTTCTATGGGCTTCTCCCACCACATGGTCCAGGCTTGCATGTCCATGGCCCAAATCAATGGCTCATCAAGCCCGAGCCCAACCTCAACACCATTTGAAGCCCTAGCCGGTTTGTTTTGGGTAGCATTAAGCAAAATCAAAGGTATACAAAATGGGCTTGTTGACATGTCCATATGTTTGAATTCAAGGAAAATGATGGGTTTAGATCAAGGATTCTTTGGAAACTCCATGCTATACAATAAGGTGCATTTAGAAGAAAATTTCAATTTAGATTTATATGAGAATAAATTTCCACAAGCTACTAAAGCCATAAGAGATACTGTGGCTAAAATTAACAATGAGGAGATAATGAATTTAATTGAGTGGCTTGAAAACAATGATATAAATTCATCTACAATGATGAACGGTCATGATTTTGTTTTTACTAGCTTAGAGGATGTTGACCCTTCAGCTATATTTCAAGATATGTTGAAACCAATTCATGTCTCTTATTACATAGAgccagtttttggagaaggacaTGTTTTGATCCTTCCAATTCCACTTGAGGAGGGTCCCTTAGGAAGGGTAGTAATGGTGACACTTGAAGAAGAAGAGGCAATTAAGCTTTGTGAAGATGAATTTATTTCACAATTCTCTCCTAATATCTTAATGAAATGTGTCAATAAATATTAA